The sequence below is a genomic window from Halostella salina.
ATAGCTGGGTTTATTGGCTGATTTCAAACGGCGGAAGCCGAGCTCTGGTCTATCGACAACTCAAGAGCGATTATTACGAGACAACACCGAAGAAAGGTACCTGTCCGAACTGCCAATCCTATATCAAACGATACGACGGTGATGACTACTTGACTTGCCACCGATGCGGGTGGCAGTATAAACCGCTCAAAGAACGGATCAAAAACCTATTTTGAGTCCGTTCGAGCTTTGTCAAGAATTCCGGTCTCCTCCAACAGTAGTACGTGTTGGTAGTAATTAAACTACAGTTACAATAGACAAAGTTGCCCAGAGAACGGCTAAGGATACTGTAATTGTATGACTTCTTTCTCTTGCCCGTAACTGAACTCCGCGCGATAATTTTTCAAGTTCAAGCGTAGAAGTGGGGCTCCAAGGTTCCCACCGTAGCAATTCATCTTCATCTCCTTTTTCTTCGATATATAGTACCCCATTGTCTCCGATACCGTGCTTCATACCAAAGCCGGTGAACTCACCCAGGTCTCTTGGGCGGCCAACTGCCAAACAAATACGCTCTGGATCCCCGCTATACCCAAATGCTACCCCTGCAGCTTCAACTAACTGCTTAAACCCGGTCTCTCCTTGCTCAATATAAGTAAGATCGACATCCTCGTATTCTTCTCGAACTTCTCTAAGCTGCTTGACTCCTGTTACTGCTCTCCGTGTGAAAAGAGAATACTTAGGATAAAGAATTGGAGCTGATACAACAGTGAGCGAGACTAGTACAGTAGAAATCCGGAGTAATGTTTCATCTGCTACCATCGTAACAGATTAAATATATAGAGGATCCACTTAGGCGTGTTTCTATAGTAGAGTTAGGTGCGGTCTGTCGTAAACCCCGGTGTTCTCCGACAGCAGTAGATACGATATGTCAATTCCCAATCTATACAATCCTCGCTTTTGAGTCTTGACTAAAGATGAGGGATCGGTTAGTGGAACTTGCAGAACGTATTTTCGATGAAGTCATCGCTCCCCTAGCCGAATTGGATTCTATTCTCGGTCTTCAAGGATGGCTAATTGTATTGACACTCGTGGTGTCAGGGATGTCTTATCGATCCCAGAAACGAGCGGGGATACGCGAAGCAATTGAGCAACTTGATCCTCGGCATGTCCAGTACAGAGTTACATCAGGGGCGATGAGTAGGAATCATTCCCGCAATGTTCAGGTCAGGGCAGGTCTAAATAGTTTCAGCGTTCTGAAAAGGCGATCCAAAATATCATTCATTTCAAATCGGGTTAATGACCACGCAGATAGAGTGGTAGAACATTCTGTACCACCATATTATCTGACGATATCTGAGAAGCAGACTGGCCGTGTTCGGACGTTAGAAGAACGGATCATGGAACACGAGTTGATTGAATCAGTGAATAGAGAGAAGTCACAACTCGTGGTTACATGCTCAACGAATAATCCAGTGGAGTGCCGCCAAGTTGCGAACCATGTATTGAACGAGCATGACCACAGTGAGAGAAATCCTATCCATCGAGAAGACTTCCGGCCTTGGCCCGACCCATAGCAGAGACCCTCGGCAAAAAACCTGAAATCTGCCGGAGACTACGAACTCAGCCAGGGTACGTCCTCGTTCTTTCCTACCGGCGTCAACAACACTGTCCCGGTCTCCGCGTGATACCCCACAGCCAGCGTCGACCCTTGCTCCAGGCCGTGCGTATCGCGTATTTCTGATGGGATGACGCCGTAGATCGACCCGCTCCGGCACTGCGCCGAACACGTCCCGAACGGCGTCACAGCACTATCGTCAACCACCGCTTGCGCGGCCCTACGTTGTGCGGTCATCGCTCCCGACATACACAACAACCAACGCACGGCAGGGGTAAAAATGGTGAGACGACTGGGGAGACGACCCCCCATACGGTCGGCCCTTTACCCCCACCCATACCCCTTTCTCCGACATGGTCACCAACGACCAGGGCCGCGTGGAGGTGTTCGGATCCCCGGATGCCTGAGGTAGAATTCGGCGACCGAAGCGCGGCCAACGCGTTCCGCGACGACCACGAGGAGCATCTCTGCAGCAAGGACGACCGCCGCAAGAAGACGGTCACCATCGCCCCCGACGCCCCCGAGCGCGTGCTCGATGAAGCGGCAATCAAGGCCGGAAGCAGCCGCGACGAGCACGCCAGCAGGGGCGGGCAGGCCCCCTTAGAGGAACACGAGAAGCAACGGATCGACTTCTCCGAGGGCCGCGCGTCGGTGCCGCACGCCCGTTCGGTGAAGGGGCTGATGCTCGACGCGGGCGTCTCCGACTGGGTCGCGCACTACGACCCGACTCTCACCGTCGACGAGCACCGCGACGTGGCCGAACGAGCGGCCACCGAAGGGGGCGGCAAGCGCCTCGACGCGGAGATCTCGACCGACGAGCGCCTCTCCGAAGTCGAGCAGCACCTCGACGGTCAGTGCGACCACGCCGCCGACCACTGCGAACACGGCGACGCGGAGGCCTGCGAGTTCCTCTCCGAGCAGTGCGGGCTCTCCGAGGCCGAGGTCGACGCGATCCTCGACGACTCCGACGAGGTGCCCGGCTACGTCTACGGCCTCAAGAACAAGCTCTGGCAGCAGTACCAGATCGCTATCTCGGAGTCCAAGGAGGCCGCGGCGGCCATCAACGAGATCAACCGCCAGTTCGGCCGCGACCGAACCGCGTTCGAGGAGCTGGGCGACCGGAAACTCACGCCCGACGACATCGACTGGAACACATGACAACCGGCTACTTTTGCCCCGTCGAGGGGTGCGAAAGGCACAGACAGCGAAGCGACGACCCCCCTTTCGACTCGAAAGAGTCGGTCCAGGGCCACATCAACGCGATGAGCGACGACGCCCACCGTGAAGCCCGGAAGAAGGGGGAGACGACCCCCCTCGAAGCCGGGGACGGCGATGGGAACGACGACCCACCCGCCGACCCCCCTGGCGAGGGGGGTGAAGGCCCCTCCGAGGGGGCTGAAGGGGGTGGATCCGAGACGACCGCGACTGACGACCCCCAGAAGGGAGGGACGGAAGGCGAAACCGAGGCCCCTGAAGGGGGGCTTGAAACGGAGGACACCGACGACATGAGCGACGACGTGAGCGACCAGTGGGGCACAGGCAGCGGCCAAGGGGTCGAAGGCAGGGACGGCAAGGGGAACGGCGACCCCTCCGACCCCCCTCGGAAGGGGTCGAGCAAGGGGGGTATCCCCTGGGTCGCAGTCGCTACAGCGGGGGCCGCTGTCGGCCTCGCCGCGATCTTCCTCGGTGGCGAACCGGACCAAGGGACCGACAGCGTCGAGGTCGACAACCCGACCGAACAGAGCCCCGACCCGAGCGGCCCGATCTCCCGTGACGGGGGTGGGCTCCAGTGAGCGACGACGATCTCGAGGAGGAGGTCGAAGGGGCGGACCCCGAGCCCGAGGAGCAGACGGAACCGGCGGCCCCTGACGACGCGGACGGCCCCGACCTCGACGACGAGGACATGGTCGAGGTGCCTGACGACGTAGCCGAGCAGGTCGCCGACGCCGACACGGACGAGGAAGCGGACGACGAAGAAAGCAGGGACGACGACGCCTCGCCGGCCCCCTCACCGGCAGCGGACGCTGACGTTTCGCTCGGCGACGTGTACTGCAACGCCCTCGGAATGGGAGCGACAGTCGCCAAACAGGAGTACGGGGAGGGCGTAGGCGACTTCGAGACCACGATGGACCAGTACGCGATGATGGCCCGGCAGTGCGACCTCGACGCCTACGTCGACCAGTGGGCCGCCGAGCACGGCGGCGCGGAGATGACGCCCGCGCAGGGCATCCTCGTCGGCACCGCGATGTTCGCCATGAGCGTCGCCGCGTCCGACAGCCAACTCGCCAGCAACGCGATGGAGGCCGCAACATGAGCAACCCGATGAAACAGCAGATGGCCCGCCAGTTCGTCCAGTCCGACCAGTTCGAGGCGATCCTCGACATCTTCACCGAGATCGAAGAGGAGACCGTCGAGTCCGTCCAGGGCGTCGCCGACGCGGTCGACGGCGTCGACGGCGTCGAGGAGATCCCCACCGCCGAGGACCGGAAGGCAGTCCTACAGGAACTGGCGCTGGCAGTCATCTCCGGCGAATTCCCGTCGTGGTACGTCGAGCGCCTCGCGCCGGTCGATAGAAGCGAGGAGGCGGCCGAGTTCGTCGGTGCCGACCCGGACGCGCTCGCCCAGAAGTGGGCCGAACGCCTCCGTGACGAGGACATCGAGGGCGACGACCGCGAACTGGCGACCGCCTACGTCCGCACGCGCTACGGCCTCGACAGTTTCGACGAGTTCGTCTCCCTGGTCGTCGACTGGGACGAGGACCGCGTCGAGGAAACGATGGAGGCCGTCGTCGCCGGGGGCTTCGAGCGCGCCCAGGAGACGGCCGACGCGGCCGCCGACGAGCTGGACGGATGAACACGGCGTTCGGCGCGAAGACGAACTGGGGGAAGTCCTACGGCGCGCAGGCCTACACCGAGCGCAACGCGCCGGAGGTCGACCGCGTCATCATGGTCGACTACAAGGACGAGTTCGGCGGTCTCGTCGAGAGCGGCCTTCTCCAGCGGCTCACCGTCCCGCCGGGAACGACGAACCTCGACATCGACGACTGGCACCGCATCCTCGACGGCTCCGGCAGCCTCCAACTGGCCCGGAAGGGCTGCACGGACGAACAATGGCGCGAGGCTATCGCGCCGCTTCTCGTCGCGCTCTCCCAGCGTGACGAGACGGTGTTCATCGTCATCGACGAGGCCCACCGGCTTGCCCCCCAGCGAGGGAGCTACCCGAACGCCTACGACACACTGGCGACGACGTGGCACGGCGACGGCATGATCGTCGTCTGGGTCACCCAGCGGTGGGCGAAGCTCGACGAGGACATCGTTTCGCAGTGCCAGTCGAGCCTTCTGGGAGGGTTCCGCTCCCCGGCGGACCTCGGAAAGATCGAGAGTGTCGAGTACCCCGTCGAAGTCCACCAGTCGACCGCCGACCGCGTCGACGTGCCGCTCCCCGACCAGTTGCTCGTCGACGGCGAACCGCTCACGCTACGGCGCCATACTGACGACGCCGGGCACACGGTCGGCTCGGAGTGGATCTACAGCGACGACACCACCCTCAGACGCGTCGACTCCCGCCAGTGGGAGCTGCAGTCGACCCACTACGGTAGCGATAGGAAGCGAATCAAGCACCCGTTCGAGGACTAAGATGAGAACACGAGAGGACCTGACGCTCCGTTCCGGTCGCGCCGAGCGGTTCAGCGAGATCTGGGAGTCCATCGAGAAGCGCCGCGGCCACGCCGTCGACAAGACCGCGGTCATGGATGAGCTGATGGACGAGTGGGAACGGGCCCGCTCGGCGGAGTGACGGCAGCCTGACGCGGCCCGCCGCGGGCCGGCGTCGGCTGCCGCGCGAAGCCCCATCACGGCCTGTACCTCACGTTTAGAGCGCAATGGCAATGAAATTCGCCAGCGCGTTCGACCGGCTGAGTAATCAGGAAGCAGCGATCAACGTGGCCGCCGTCGCCGGCGGCTTCGTCGCGCCGAACGTTCTCCGTACCGGTGTCGAGAACTACGCCGACTACCAGGGCATCCCCGACGAGGCGTACGGCGTCGCAACCGGCGCGGCGTTCTGGTACGTCGACGAGAAGGTCATGGCCGCCGGCTCGGCCGTCAACGTCGTCGACCGGCTCATCAACCGCTTCGGCGTCTCCCTGCTCGGGGGTGAGTTCTGATGGGGACCAACCTCTACAGCGCTCTGGGTGAGTCGAGCGAGTACGTCCAGGCCACGCAGAACGTTCCGGGCCAGCTAACGCCCGTGATGGTCATCTCCCCGGAGGACGGCGTCGGCCTCCGACTGCTCAACAACGTGGCGATGGGCGAGAAGACCGGGCTGCCGATCTACGGGAAGTTCGTGGACACGGACGGCAACCCGCTTCCTATCAACACGACCGTCGCCATCGGGTACAAGAGCCCGACCGACAAGAACATCAACGTCGTTTCCGAGGAGTTCCAGACCATCCAGAGCTACCTCAAGAAGTCCATCACCCAGCAGCAGGACACCGACAACATCGACAGCGTCAAGCACGTACTGGGCTCGTCGTCGCTGGAGGTCCGCGACATCGACGAGGCGTATCTCCTCGTGAAGTCCACCAAGCAGGTCGACCCGGCAGCGTGCGAGTTCTACCTCGAACAGAGCGCGGTCGAGGAGGTCGACATCGAATGAAGTCGCTCAAGCAGCGGCTCCGCGGGTCGGGATGGACGCCCGGTGCGTTCGCTCGGGACGACTTCGACCCGCAGGTAAGTAACGGTATAGGAGATGCCGGGCAACTCAATACGACCGGCGAGATGTCGGTCATCATGACGCTGCAGGTCGAGCGTGCGGTCGCGCTCCGCGACGACCCCGACGCCGACCTTCAGCTGGCGCTCACGACATCGGAGATGTTCACCACCTCGGGGAACGGGTCGCAGGAGACGTTCAACCTCCAGCACGCGATAGCGGAGACTCCGTCGACCGAGGCGCTCGTTCTCTATAGTGTGGCGGGCGACACCCCGGAACGTGTGCAGGCGGACTCAGTCGACTACTCCGCTGACTCGTTCACGTACACCGACAGCGGCACCGCCGAGGACTTGGTCGCGTACTACGTGCCGCGGACTCCCGCCGAGGTCGAGATCCGCAAGGTCGTCAGCGACGGCCGCGTCAACATCCGTCAGAAGCTCTGGGCGCAGAACACGGCGATCCTGCACACCCGCGACCAGATCGAACAGTCGCTCAACTTCGACGTGAGTGGGAGCGACATGGAGCGGTACATCCCGCGGAAGTCGACCATCGAGATCGCGGTCAAGGCTCCGTACAGGGTCATACTGGCGACGACGGACACGGAGGCCCCGAACGCCCTGGTATCGCTGCCCAAGTTCCAGACCGAGCAGCGCGTCGAGGGGCTCCTCCCCGCGGTCAAGGAGGACGCCGCAAACATCGGGTCGATGGGGTGATCCCCGATGCAGGGCTTCGGTGGTCTCTCTGACACGGCCCCGCACGAGGTCGGGGCGACCAACCAGTCGACGCCTTCGAGCACGTCCGATCCGGAGTCGGTTATCCGGTCGCTGCTGCCCGAGTGGATGGCCGAAGAGGACGTGTTCCTGCTCGCGGCCAGCCTCAACCTCGTGGCCGGGGCCGCGTGGCTCGCGGGCATCGTGACGGGGGTGATGGCGGCGTGAGCGATGACCTCCCCGAACCCGGTTCCGAGGCGTGGCAAGACCGGATCGACGCCGCGATGGACCCGTACACGGAGAGCGACATCTCCGACGGGTCGACGGACTTTGGCGGCGACGGTGACGGGGCGGCAGGCGAGATCCCGTCCGGCTACGTCCGTGCCGCCGAGCGTGAGGGGCCGACTCAGTCCGAGCAGATCAGCGACATCGAGGACAAACACGGCGACGTGGACGAACGCAACACCGAACTGACCGACGAAGGCGGTCTCAGGACCGAGACGGGTGACCACGGCACTGTGGTCGACAATCCTGGCGACCCCGAGGGCGGTGTCGACGTGACCACGGCGGACAACCGGTCCGGTCCCGGCGCGGTCGCTACGGCGCTCGATGGCGTGATGAGCGGCGTCGACACGCGGACCGTCCTTCTGGGCGCGGGAGCGCTCGCGGCCGTGCTGGTCGGCCTCTCGGTCGTCGGTGGCGACGGTGCAGCGGCCGCGCCCGCAGCGGCGGCCGCGAACGGTCCGCCGGGAGGTGGTGCGTAGATGGCGACGGTCGACTTCGGCGGCCTCGGCGACGTGGCCGGGGAGGCCTACGACGGGGTCGCCGGTGTTGGCGACCACCTTGCAGGCTCGGTCGACGAGTCCATCGGCCGCCAGTTCGACGACGAGGAGGGCGGTGGGTTCGGCGACTTCTTCACGGGCGACGAACGGAGCGACTTCGTCCTTCAGCCGGGCACAGTCGAGCGGGGCATCTACGACACCCTGTTCGACTACGAGGGCACTTGGGGCGGCGAGGGTGACTCCGCCGACCTGTGGGGGCCGTCGTGGGACCCCGCCGACCTCGGCGACATGTCGAGCGGGTGGGGTACCGGCATCGAGTGGCGCAATCCCGACTCGAACGACCCGACGAACCCCGACAACTGGGGGCGGGACCTGAAGCTTCTCGCCCTCGGCATCGGCGGGCTCGGCGCGGTGTACGTGCTCGGGCAACTGTTCACTGTGGGGGTGGGCGCATGACTGCGGAAGTGGCCCTGAAGGCGCTCGTGGCCGCGCTGCTTGACGGCAGCGGCCCGCTCACGGCTATCGGCGCTGTCGGGCTCTACTACGTCCGGGGCATCCGCCAGGATGCTCATCAGGCACTTCGGATCCTCCGAGGTGAACCTGATGTTGAGCAGGACGACGGCCTGATCGGCCGCGTCGAACGGATCGACAAGCGGAGCAAGGCCAACGAACGGGCCATCGAGGCCCGCACGGACGGAGGTGAGCCCCGTGAGTGACTCCCAGCCCACCAGCGTCGGTCCGAACAGCGTCACGGAGCAGCTGCTCTCGCTGTACGGGCTCGGAGCGACCTCGTGGACGGACGACATCGCTCAGTCGGATACCGACCGGCTACTCGCGGCGCTGCTGCTGGAACTCCGGGAGGAGTCCCTGCTCGAAGTGCAGGCCCAGTCCGGTGACGACTACCACGAGAACGATGTCGGCGAGTCCGCACAGACTGCCGAATACTACGCCGATACCGTCACTCTGGATGGAGACGGCGAACGCGTCGATCTGGGGTTCATCGCGGAGTCGATCGACCTCCGGTTCGACGACGACATCGCCGTCGCGTTCAAGCAGTCGGATCAGTCGAATCGAACCATCACGTACACGTCGGGCGTCTCGCCTATCGCGTCGATCCCGGCCTCGACACGGTACGTGTGGCTCTCGCGGGCGGATAGTGCAGAGAGTGACCCGACGGTACAACTGGAGGCGTGGTCATGACCCGGTTCAATCCGGACCCGCCGACCGTCGACCTCGGGCCGCCCGTGGTTGTGCCTGAAGCGGTGGCGGAGCACACGAAAGACGGGAATGGCGCTGTCGTCATCGGGAACGGAGCGACCGGCGATGGGTATGATCCCGTCGCCATCGGGGATGGAATGGTCGCAGGACAGCAAGCGGTAGGGATCGGGCCAGCATCGGATGCAACCGGGACGAAATCCGTCGCGATCGGCAATTCGGCGTGGGCCAAGCCATCGGGGGCGGTTGCCATTGGTAGTAGTACGACGACAGACGGCGCAGATGCAACGGGTGTCGGTATCTCTGCCGAGGCGGACGCAGACGGGAGCGTCGCAATCGGGAAGGCATCATCGGTGTTCGGCAACAGCCCCCACGGCTTCGAGCCCGCACCGGACGGTATCGCAATCGGCTCCGGCTCAGAAGTCACAAAAGGAGCCACGGAGGCCATCGCCATCGGGTCCGGGACAACTGTAGGGACGCCCGGACTCGCCCGTATCGGTGCAGACCAGCTAGTCTTTGGAGGGACACGCGACACGGTCACGGACAGCAACCTCCAAAACGGCGAGTTGACCGTCGAGATGGACGAAAGCGCCGGGGCGTTCCGGCTCCGCGGGAAGGACTCAAACGGGAACGTTCGGGAGGCCACGGTCCCGTGGTAATCGAACTGCCCCAACTCCCGGACCCGCAGGTGTTCGCGCTCGTGCTGGCCGCGTTCCTCGCCGGGGCGTCGTGCCCCGCGTACTACGCACAGGAGCGGTTCCGCGGGTTCGGCCGGGCGATGCTCGACCGGCTCCCGTACCGGCCGCCGCCGGGGATGGAAGAGTCCGAGGCGCTCCAAGAAGCGGCCGAGAGCGCCGAGGAGTCCGACTCGTAGTGCGATGCTGGTACACGGCAGGACCTTGGCGGCGAAAGGCTGTTGAGCCTGTATGCAGACTGTATACATATGGGGACCTCAATCCGGGTGTCCGATGACACGAAATCGAAGCTGGAGCGGCTGAAACGGGACGACGAGACGTTTGACGAGCTTATCGACCGCCTTGCCGACAGCGAACAGCCGGTCAACATCGGCGCTTGGGACGACGAAACCGCCGAGCGAGCGCGGGAGCGAGTGAAGGAATCCCGGGAGAGCTTCGAACGGTGACGTTCCTCGATTCTTCGGTCATTATCGACCTGCTCAACGGCGTCCCAGACACCGTCGCATACCTCGAAGACTGCAGTCAGCCCTGGTTCACGTCGACGCTCTGTGTCTACGAGGTCGTGGACGGCGAACTCGGGTCGGGAACGACCGACGTAACGGGGGTTCGGCAGGAGTTCGACGGCGTCCGGGCGCTCGACCTGACCGAGCAGATCGCGCTGGAAGCTGGACGGATCCAAGACAGGCTGATGGACGACGGACAGCGGCTGGCACAGCGGGACCTCCTCATCGCGGCGACTGCGCGGACGACAGGCAGCGAACTCGTGGTTGCGGATTCCGACTTCGAGACCGAGCACCTGACCGACCTGATGACCGTCACGAACCTCCGAAAAGAGTAGTTCCTACGCCGGGGCAGTTACGCGTCGGCGCGGTGGTCCGCCGTCTCGATGACGGCCTCGCAACTGCCACAGCGGTTCCCTTCCTCACGGTACAGCGTTGCCCCGCAGGAGTCACACTCCCCGACGGGCGACTCGA
It includes:
- a CDS encoding PIN domain-containing protein; the protein is MTFLDSSVIIDLLNGVPDTVAYLEDCSQPWFTSTLCVYEVVDGELGSGTTDVTGVRQEFDGVRALDLTEQIALEAGRIQDRLMDDGQRLAQRDLLIAATARTTGSELVVADSDFETEHLTDLMTVTNLRKE
- a CDS encoding DUF7557 family protein, whose amino-acid sequence is MGTSIRVSDDTKSKLERLKRDDETFDELIDRLADSEQPVNIGAWDDETAERARERVKESRESFER
- a CDS encoding Rcat domain-containing protein, whose translation is MSPRKVLGGAVPQEMEPTIKEAEKKGMERLGWAQSNDWKDSVHTDDVPDWIEVPNRFGLSGSRGEYSKIDGDSWVYWLISNGGSRALVYRQLKSDYYETTPKKGTCPNCQSYIKRYDGDDYLTCHRCGWQYKPLKERIKNLF
- a CDS encoding P-loop NTPase family protein, whose translation is MNTAFGAKTNWGKSYGAQAYTERNAPEVDRVIMVDYKDEFGGLVESGLLQRLTVPPGTTNLDIDDWHRILDGSGSLQLARKGCTDEQWREAIAPLLVALSQRDETVFIVIDEAHRLAPQRGSYPNAYDTLATTWHGDGMIVVWVTQRWAKLDEDIVSQCQSSLLGGFRSPADLGKIESVEYPVEVHQSTADRVDVPLPDQLLVDGEPLTLRRHTDDAGHTVGSEWIYSDDTTLRRVDSRQWELQSTHYGSDRKRIKHPFED